A stretch of the Gemmatimonadota bacterium genome encodes the following:
- a CDS encoding flagellar hook basal-body protein, whose amino-acid sequence MTAPVSGLGIASSALRSAERRLQVVANNLANVSTDGFKAERSFAHLLDATQGAPTIATRTDVRQGVLRETEAPLDLAFSGEGFLVVDTPRNERWVRGGSLTVDPGNRLTLGGAPLLGERGPITLPAAYQKLSIQQNGLVIVDDIAVDRLRVERPGTGASGLEREPQGTFVPTRDRATVQLADRTLRQGAVEESNVNPVSTMVDMLDIQRHHALLERAIRVLDESRETAASQLGKPV is encoded by the coding sequence GTGACCGCCCCGGTCTCCGGCCTCGGCATCGCCAGCTCGGCGCTCCGCTCCGCGGAACGCCGCCTGCAGGTGGTCGCGAACAACCTCGCCAACGTCTCCACCGACGGCTTCAAGGCGGAACGCTCCTTCGCGCATCTCCTCGATGCGACGCAGGGCGCGCCGACCATCGCCACGCGGACCGACGTGCGCCAGGGCGTGCTGCGCGAGACGGAGGCCCCGCTCGACCTCGCCTTCTCCGGCGAGGGCTTCCTCGTCGTCGACACGCCGCGCAACGAGCGCTGGGTGCGCGGCGGCAGCCTCACCGTCGATCCGGGCAACCGGCTCACCCTGGGCGGCGCGCCGCTCCTCGGCGAGCGCGGCCCCATCACGCTCCCCGCGGCCTACCAGAAGCTCTCCATCCAGCAGAACGGCCTCGTCATCGTCGACGACATCGCGGTCGACCGGCTCCGCGTCGAACGCCCCGGCACCGGGGCGAGCGGGCTCGAGCGCGAGCCGCAGGGCACGTTCGTCCCCACGCGTGATCGCGCGACGGTGCAGCTCGCCGACCGCACGCTGCGCCAGGGGGCGGTGGAGGAGAGCAACGTGAATCCGGTCTCCACCATGGTCGACATGCTCGACATCCAGCGGCACCACGCGCTGCTCGAGCGCGCCATCCGCGTGCTCGACGAATCGCGCGAGACCGCCGCGAGCCAGCTCGGCAAGCCCGTCTGA
- the fliQ gene encoding flagellar biosynthesis protein FliQ, whose translation MTDQFVLDLTRQALMVALQLAAPFLIAALIIGLIVGLIQSLTQIQEQTLAFVPKLVIIGLIFVLSLPWMLQTIVGYTRGILIGLADMPR comes from the coding sequence ATGACCGACCAATTCGTCCTCGACCTCACGCGTCAGGCGCTCATGGTGGCGCTCCAGCTGGCCGCCCCCTTCCTCATCGCCGCGCTCATCATCGGCCTCATCGTCGGCCTCATCCAGTCGCTGACGCAGATCCAGGAACAGACACTCGCGTTCGTCCCCAAGCTCGTCATCATCGGGCTCATCTTCGTGCTGTCGCTCCCGTGGATGCTGCAGACGATCGTCGGCTACACGCGGGGGATCCTCATCGGCCTGGCGGACATGCCGCGATGA
- a CDS encoding FliA/WhiG family RNA polymerase sigma factor, translating to MTPSTSLWTALAAGDLSARDALIREHLSLVHHVAQQLARSLSTEMDIDELVSAGTLGLIQAIETFDPSRGLAFSTLAVPRIRGSILDELRRLDNVPRSIRRRARDIAAARDALHAKLGRQPDDTELSEQLGIDKLTLWRWEADLETGVRVPLERSAKDDSDAPYTEWESSLHDDAPTIEDVLTAEAEQDKLRSALGQLKEQERTVLALYYYEELKMHQIASVLGLTESRVSQIRSRAISRLRTVMSPLRETMPKATPTSTEAVSGPDTLTIGGAKSAARASGARRVMTPANGYRQVAP from the coding sequence ATGACCCCGTCAACCAGCCTCTGGACCGCGCTCGCCGCCGGTGATCTCTCCGCCCGCGATGCCCTCATCCGCGAGCACCTGAGCCTCGTCCACCACGTGGCGCAGCAGCTCGCGCGCTCCCTCTCCACGGAGATGGACATCGACGAGCTCGTGAGCGCGGGCACGCTGGGCCTCATCCAGGCGATCGAGACCTTCGACCCGTCGCGCGGCCTCGCGTTCAGCACGCTCGCGGTGCCCCGCATCCGCGGCTCGATCCTCGACGAGCTCCGTCGCCTCGACAACGTCCCGCGCTCCATCCGGCGCCGGGCCCGCGACATCGCCGCGGCGCGCGATGCGCTGCACGCGAAGCTCGGCCGCCAGCCGGATGACACCGAACTCTCCGAGCAGCTCGGCATCGACAAGCTCACGCTCTGGCGCTGGGAGGCCGACCTGGAGACCGGCGTCCGCGTCCCGCTCGAACGCTCCGCGAAGGACGACTCCGACGCGCCGTACACCGAATGGGAGTCGTCGTTGCACGACGACGCCCCCACCATCGAGGACGTCCTCACCGCCGAGGCCGAGCAGGACAAGCTCCGCAGCGCGCTCGGGCAGCTCAAGGAGCAGGAGCGCACCGTGCTCGCGCTCTACTACTACGAGGAGCTCAAGATGCACCAGATCGCCTCGGTGCTCGGGCTCACGGAGTCGCGCGTCTCGCAGATCCGGTCGCGCGCCATCTCGCGCCTCCGCACGGTGATGTCGCCGTTGCGCGAGACGATGCCGAAGGCGACGCCGACCTCGACCGAGGCCGTCTCCGGCCCGGACACGCTCACGATCGGCGGCGCCAAGTCCGCCGCACGCGCCTCCGGCGCCCGGCGCGTGATGACCCCCGCCAACGGCTATCGCCAGGTCGCCCCGTGA
- the flhA gene encoding flagellar biosynthesis protein FlhA, giving the protein MSPAPTMKSHRYTEAWTALGVLFVLALLIVPLPGIMVDLFLAASLGASIIVLLVALQSTKPLDFSSFPTVLLLLTLFRLAMNVSSTRLILSGGHAGDIIPAFGEFVIGGNYVVGLVLFLILIAINFIVITKGAGRVAEVSARFTLDALPGKQMAIDGELAHGAIDATEARIRRDAVGREADFFGAMDGASRFVKGDAIAALLITAVNIVGGIVIGVAQQGLSLFDAAAKFTILTVGEGLVSQIPALIISTAAGIMVTHASEGVQVGTVLSNQISANPKALKLAAWVIAAFGLVPGLPKMPFIGIAIGLAMLARGADAQQSKARADAALPPAPVSAPAPASADPLDDLLQIEPIELEVGYLLIPLADSTQGGDLLKRIGLLRQQCAQDPGILVPPVRILDNLGLPGGTYVVKVRGTEKARGDVMPQFLLALDTGRVSGPVEGIDTIDPSFGMRARWVANSRRADALAAGYDVVEPSTVIATHLIETVKRSAAELLGRQDVQQMLDALKKTHPAVVEEVVPGKLSLGTVHRVLQRLLRERVPIRDLVTILEALGDAADSTKDPVMLTEHVRRALSDAIARGHLDEQGLLPAITLGPRLEQSLSALLTPRQGQPAPGLTPDMVSQLIRDLENTANARAIDGRLPPLVVPSALRLGIRNVLEPVLPNQPVLSLAELPANVQLSAIATWEVPRAAA; this is encoded by the coding sequence ATGAGCCCCGCGCCCACCATGAAGTCGCATCGCTACACCGAAGCCTGGACCGCCCTCGGCGTCCTCTTCGTCCTGGCGCTGCTCATCGTGCCTCTCCCCGGCATCATGGTGGACCTGTTCCTCGCGGCCTCGCTCGGCGCCTCGATCATCGTCCTCCTGGTCGCGCTCCAGAGCACCAAGCCGCTCGACTTCTCGTCCTTCCCCACCGTCCTGCTGCTGCTGACGCTCTTTCGCCTCGCGATGAACGTCAGCTCCACCCGCCTGATCCTCTCCGGGGGTCACGCCGGCGACATCATCCCGGCGTTCGGCGAATTCGTCATCGGAGGCAACTATGTTGTGGGTCTAGTCCTCTTCCTGATCCTGATCGCGATCAACTTCATCGTGATCACCAAGGGCGCGGGGCGCGTGGCCGAGGTCTCGGCCCGCTTCACCCTCGATGCCCTGCCCGGGAAGCAGATGGCGATCGACGGCGAGCTCGCGCACGGCGCGATCGACGCCACCGAGGCCCGGATCCGCCGCGACGCGGTCGGTCGCGAGGCCGACTTCTTCGGCGCCATGGACGGCGCCTCGCGCTTCGTGAAGGGCGACGCTATCGCCGCGCTGCTCATCACCGCGGTGAACATCGTCGGCGGCATCGTCATCGGCGTGGCGCAACAGGGCCTCTCGCTTTTCGATGCCGCCGCAAAGTTCACCATCCTCACCGTCGGTGAGGGCCTGGTCTCGCAGATCCCGGCCCTCATCATCTCCACCGCCGCCGGCATCATGGTGACCCACGCCTCCGAAGGCGTGCAGGTCGGCACGGTGCTCTCCAACCAGATCTCGGCCAACCCCAAGGCGCTCAAGCTCGCCGCCTGGGTGATCGCCGCGTTCGGGCTCGTCCCGGGGCTGCCGAAGATGCCGTTCATCGGCATCGCGATCGGCCTCGCCATGCTCGCGCGCGGTGCCGATGCCCAGCAGTCGAAGGCGCGCGCCGATGCGGCGCTGCCGCCGGCCCCCGTCTCCGCGCCGGCCCCCGCCAGCGCCGACCCGCTCGACGACCTCCTCCAGATCGAGCCGATCGAGCTCGAGGTCGGCTACCTGCTCATCCCGCTCGCCGACTCGACGCAGGGCGGCGACCTCCTCAAGCGCATCGGCCTCCTCCGCCAGCAGTGCGCGCAGGACCCCGGCATCCTCGTGCCGCCGGTCCGCATCCTCGACAACCTCGGCCTCCCGGGCGGCACCTACGTCGTGAAGGTCCGCGGCACCGAGAAGGCGCGCGGCGACGTGATGCCGCAGTTCCTCCTCGCGCTCGACACCGGGCGCGTGAGCGGTCCCGTCGAGGGCATCGATACCATCGATCCCTCCTTCGGCATGCGCGCCCGCTGGGTCGCCAACTCGCGGCGCGCCGATGCGCTCGCCGCCGGCTACGACGTCGTCGAACCCTCGACCGTCATCGCCACGCACCTCATCGAGACGGTCAAGCGCTCCGCCGCCGAGCTCCTCGGCCGCCAGGACGTGCAGCAGATGCTCGACGCGCTCAAGAAGACGCATCCCGCCGTCGTCGAGGAAGTGGTCCCGGGCAAGCTCTCGCTCGGCACCGTGCACCGCGTGCTGCAGCGCCTGCTCCGCGAGCGCGTGCCGATCCGCGACCTCGTCACCATCCTCGAGGCGCTCGGCGATGCCGCCGACAGCACGAAGGATCCGGTGATGCTCACCGAGCACGTGCGGCGCGCCCTCTCCGACGCGATCGCGCGCGGCCACCTCGACGAGCAGGGGCTCCTGCCCGCGATCACCCTCGGCCCCCGCCTCGAGCAGTCGCTCAGCGCGCTCCTCACGCCGCGGCAGGGACAGCCCGCGCCGGGCCTCACGCCCGACATGGTCTCCCAGCTCATCCGCGACCTCGAGAACACGGCCAACGCCCGCGCCATCGACGGACGCCTCCCGCCCCTCGTCGTGCCGAGCGCGCTGCGCCTCGGCATCCGCAACGTGCTCGAGCCGGTCCTCCCGAACCAGCCGGTGCTCTCGCTCGCCGAACTGCCGGCGAACGTCCAGCTCTCGGCGATCGCCACCTGGGAGGTGCCGCGTGCAGCCGCGTGA
- the fliR gene encoding flagellar biosynthetic protein FliR, with the protein MAASPWDLLAPGSAEATLLSACRLGGLVLVAPMFSSKMVPMPVRTALLVVLTVVMQPAVQATALAGTSLTPGTFLTETMIGFSLGFGAALLVAAAELAADLMSQAIGLSGAAVLDPLGGHQTSVIGQAFGLLAATLLLATDAHHIMLDAVAQSFTRVPVGAALNVPNGLRVLSQHGGIMFALGLQIAAPVIAAALITNVGLGIMSRAVPQLNLMNLAFPVQIAVGLFTLAASLPFLGTLAAGWGDQSRAMGSEVISALLRVPR; encoded by the coding sequence ATGGCCGCGAGTCCCTGGGACCTGCTCGCGCCGGGCTCCGCCGAGGCCACGCTCCTCTCGGCCTGCCGACTCGGCGGCTTGGTCCTCGTGGCCCCCATGTTCTCGTCGAAGATGGTCCCGATGCCGGTGCGGACCGCATTGCTCGTCGTGCTCACGGTCGTGATGCAGCCCGCGGTGCAGGCCACGGCCCTCGCCGGCACTTCGCTCACGCCTGGGACATTCCTCACCGAGACGATGATCGGCTTCTCGCTCGGGTTCGGCGCGGCGCTCCTCGTCGCGGCCGCGGAGCTCGCCGCCGACCTCATGTCGCAGGCGATCGGCCTCTCCGGCGCCGCGGTGCTCGACCCGCTCGGCGGGCACCAGACCTCGGTCATCGGCCAGGCCTTCGGGCTGCTCGCCGCGACGCTGCTCCTCGCGACCGACGCGCACCACATCATGCTCGACGCCGTCGCGCAGAGCTTCACCCGCGTACCGGTCGGCGCCGCGCTCAACGTGCCCAATGGACTGCGCGTGCTCTCGCAGCATGGGGGCATCATGTTCGCCCTCGGACTGCAGATCGCCGCGCCGGTGATCGCCGCGGCGCTCATCACCAACGTCGGGCTCGGCATCATGAGTCGCGCCGTCCCGCAGCTCAACCTCATGAACCTCGCCTTCCCCGTGCAGATCGCGGTGGGGCTCTTCACGCTCGCCGCCTCGCTTCCCTTCCTCGGCACGCTCGCCGCGGGATGGGGGGACCAGTCGCGCGCGATGGGGAGCGAGGTCATCTCCGCCCTCCTCCGCGTCCCGCGCTGA
- a CDS encoding flagellar hook protein FlgE — MLRSLFSGVTGLRNHQLRLDVIGNNVANVNTIAFKSGRVAFKEGFAQLVSGATRPPGDQGGVNPVQVGLGSQVASVDTLFSQGNVETTGLSTDLAIQGDSFFVVAKGNQFFYTRSGNFQLDADGRLVSPANGFVVQGRTAINGVFQDGIGDITLPFGQKTAALATSEVTLAGNLDAAAQVFDQGTAATLDPLDPAQRSVTGNERSYKDVSITVFDSLGEEHELKVCLYKTGPSEWSWQIDNAGMDIDATFGTNGIQVDAGTNPFVFLNDGTLDINPATFIPPTITFRPNSGADDVTITIDPRGTGVNGLTQFAGTHNSVLRDQNGYTSGTLQDFSIDRTGTIVGAFTNGTTSPLGQIVLSDFNNPGGLMRIGDNMYSTSGNSGSPVYGFALEGSQSVMVSGALEMSNVDLAQEFTSMIVAERGYQANSRVITTSDRLLEELVSLKR; from the coding sequence ATGCTTCGCTCACTGTTCAGCGGCGTCACCGGCCTGCGCAATCACCAGCTGCGCCTCGACGTCATCGGCAACAACGTCGCCAACGTCAACACCATCGCGTTCAAGTCGGGTCGCGTCGCCTTCAAGGAAGGCTTCGCGCAGCTCGTCTCCGGCGCCACGCGCCCGCCGGGCGACCAGGGCGGCGTGAACCCGGTGCAGGTCGGCCTCGGCTCGCAGGTCGCGTCGGTCGACACCCTCTTCTCGCAGGGCAACGTCGAGACCACCGGCCTCAGCACCGACCTCGCGATCCAGGGCGACTCGTTCTTCGTCGTCGCGAAGGGCAACCAGTTCTTCTACACGCGCTCGGGCAACTTCCAGCTCGACGCGGACGGCCGCCTCGTGTCGCCGGCCAACGGCTTCGTCGTGCAGGGCCGCACCGCGATCAACGGCGTCTTCCAGGATGGCATCGGCGACATCACGCTGCCGTTCGGCCAGAAGACCGCCGCCCTCGCGACGAGCGAGGTCACGCTCGCCGGCAACCTCGACGCCGCCGCGCAGGTGTTCGACCAGGGCACCGCGGCGACGCTCGACCCGCTCGACCCGGCCCAGCGCAGCGTCACCGGCAACGAGCGCTCGTACAAGGACGTCTCCATCACCGTGTTCGACTCGCTCGGCGAGGAGCACGAGCTGAAGGTCTGCCTCTACAAGACCGGCCCGAGCGAGTGGAGCTGGCAGATCGACAACGCCGGCATGGACATCGACGCCACCTTCGGCACGAACGGCATCCAGGTCGACGCGGGCACCAACCCCTTCGTGTTCCTCAACGACGGCACGCTCGACATCAATCCGGCGACCTTCATCCCGCCGACTATCACCTTCCGCCCGAACTCGGGTGCGGACGACGTGACGATCACGATCGACCCGCGCGGCACCGGCGTGAACGGCCTCACGCAGTTCGCCGGCACGCACAACTCCGTGCTCCGCGACCAGAACGGCTACACCTCCGGCACGCTGCAGGATTTCTCGATCGACCGCACCGGCACCATCGTGGGCGCCTTCACCAACGGCACCACCTCGCCGCTCGGCCAGATCGTCCTCTCGGACTTCAACAACCCGGGCGGCCTCATGCGCATCGGCGACAACATGTACTCGACCTCGGGCAACTCGGGCTCGCCGGTGTACGGCTTCGCCCTCGAAGGCTCGCAGTCGGTCATGGTCTCCGGCGCGCTCGAGATGTCGAACGTCGACCTGGCGCAGGAGTTCACCAGCATGATCGTCGCGGAGCGTGGCTACCAGGCGAACAGCCGCGTGATCACGACCTCGGACCGGTTGCTCGAGGAGCTGGTGTCGCTCAAGCGATAG
- a CDS encoding EscU/YscU/HrcU family type III secretion system export apparatus switch protein, protein MAEDDAGERTEEATPKRQQEAADEGRVARSQEASIAAAILSAAAGVKMLADDSGTVLGQYLAQMLQSAGQVSLDEGSAVLMLQETVTRFAGAAAGLILIISGGTFAMAALQSGGRIAPKALKLHWERVDPTKNLARLVSPTQFVETGKALLKMVVVGILVWKALAASIPSTMVLSQAGPMALGPWIGFHVGRLLLTIGLAYAAVGGADYFWQRFQLEKSLRMTKEEVKREAKEEQGDPFIRSARRRFAREVAFGQMLKDVKKASVVITNPTHIAVAIQYDDEDAPVPVVVAMGQDKVAERIKEIAAEAGVPLVENVPVARALFKSAKVGSVIPIELYMAVAEILAYVYRTRLQRGAWRGSARA, encoded by the coding sequence ATGGCCGAGGACGACGCGGGCGAACGCACAGAGGAAGCGACACCGAAACGGCAACAGGAAGCGGCCGACGAAGGACGCGTCGCGCGAAGCCAGGAGGCGAGCATCGCGGCCGCGATCCTCTCCGCGGCCGCCGGCGTGAAGATGCTCGCCGACGACTCGGGCACCGTGCTCGGACAGTATCTCGCCCAGATGCTCCAGAGCGCAGGCCAGGTCTCCCTCGACGAGGGGTCCGCTGTCCTCATGCTCCAGGAGACGGTGACGCGCTTCGCCGGCGCCGCGGCGGGACTCATCCTCATCATCTCGGGCGGCACCTTCGCGATGGCCGCGCTCCAATCCGGCGGGCGCATCGCCCCCAAGGCGCTCAAGCTGCACTGGGAACGCGTCGACCCCACGAAGAACCTCGCCCGCCTCGTCTCGCCCACCCAGTTCGTCGAGACGGGCAAGGCGCTGCTCAAGATGGTCGTGGTCGGCATCCTCGTCTGGAAGGCGCTGGCCGCGTCGATCCCCTCGACGATGGTCCTCTCGCAGGCCGGCCCGATGGCCCTCGGCCCGTGGATCGGCTTCCACGTGGGTCGCCTGCTCCTCACCATCGGCCTCGCGTACGCCGCGGTCGGTGGCGCCGACTACTTCTGGCAGCGCTTCCAGCTCGAGAAGAGCCTGCGCATGACGAAGGAAGAGGTGAAGCGCGAGGCGAAGGAGGAGCAGGGCGACCCGTTCATCCGCTCGGCCCGTCGCCGCTTCGCGCGCGAGGTGGCCTTCGGGCAGATGCTCAAGGACGTGAAGAAGGCGAGCGTGGTGATCACGAACCCGACGCACATCGCGGTGGCGATCCAGTACGACGACGAGGACGCGCCGGTGCCGGTGGTGGTGGCGATGGGGCAGGACAAGGTCGCGGAACGCATCAAGGAGATCGCGGCCGAGGCAGGCGTGCCACTGGTGGAGAACGTCCCGGTGGCGCGGGCGCTGTTCAAGAGCGCCAAGGTTGGCAGCGTGATCCCGATCGAGCTGTACATGGCGGTCGCCGAGATCCTCGCCTACGTGTACCGCACGCGCCTGCAGCGCGGCGCCTGGCGCGGCAGCGCGCGCGCGTAG
- a CDS encoding flagellar basal body-associated FliL family protein — protein MATQAAPAPAAADAPPAKGGSKLIIIGAVAGLVLGGAVGAFVLGPKMSPAAPAAAAEHAPAGGGEHGEGGASAVSVHAIENLVVNPANTNGSRFLLITTAIIVKDEAALEEVSGRDAEVRDRIVDLLGGKSIEELGDPGRREGLKADLAAAVGALFPEGTVKRVLLPQFVIQ, from the coding sequence ATGGCCACCCAAGCCGCTCCCGCCCCAGCCGCCGCCGACGCCCCGCCAGCCAAGGGCGGGTCGAAGCTGATCATCATCGGTGCCGTCGCAGGACTCGTCCTCGGCGGCGCCGTCGGCGCCTTCGTCCTCGGCCCCAAGATGAGCCCCGCGGCCCCTGCCGCGGCCGCCGAGCATGCGCCGGCCGGCGGCGGTGAGCATGGCGAGGGCGGCGCCAGCGCCGTCTCGGTCCACGCGATCGAGAACCTCGTGGTGAACCCGGCCAACACCAACGGCTCGCGCTTCCTGCTCATCACCACCGCCATCATCGTGAAGGATGAGGCCGCCCTCGAGGAGGTCTCCGGGCGCGACGCCGAGGTGCGCGACCGGATCGTCGACCTGCTCGGCGGCAAGTCCATCGAGGAGCTCGGCGATCCGGGCCGCCGCGAAGGCCTCAAGGCCGACCTCGCCGCCGCCGTCGGTGCGCTCTTCCCGGAAGGCACGGTGAAGCGCGTCCTCCTCCCGCAGTTCGTCATCCAGTAG
- a CDS encoding FliM/FliN family flagellar motor switch protein, protein MSSQAAASFSQDDIDRLLQGGGGAAAVATGPRDSDIQLYDFRRPARVSRDRMRTLEAMYERLVRSLEGWLVSRLRDSIDLRLQSVEQISYAEFLLSLNTPSASFLVRIEDAGSQQGVVDFNPSLSYFLIDRLFGGASAPTILDRTLSPIERMALDNVADRVVSDLTEVWWDHAKLQLAVFGFESIPEIMQAVEREVPCLVATVNAKFAGGSGLLSICLPLNVVEQFFTRSTDRRLSDPVGTEAERKQSREQTEASLRMTTVPTVARLPEFRIPMRDLMRLQAGSTISTGIPVGTPLELMIGDQPRFRVQAGKVKQLRAVSVLEVLSGNSIDSLVPTTRGRTAPEVRHMTAPSTDNDTAGSAGEAQAPEFADLGAALLAGGEVPFAALIDITLPVRIEVGRSTVTVGELLRLGRGSVLQLDRLAGDPMDLYVSDLRLAEGEVVVVNEHYGFRLRRIVAQLPAQTLEP, encoded by the coding sequence ATGAGTTCGCAAGCTGCGGCCTCGTTCTCGCAGGACGACATCGACCGCCTCCTCCAGGGAGGCGGGGGCGCCGCCGCGGTCGCCACCGGACCGCGCGATTCGGACATCCAGCTCTACGATTTCCGTCGCCCGGCGCGCGTCTCGCGCGACCGCATGCGCACCCTCGAGGCGATGTACGAGCGCCTCGTGCGCTCGCTCGAGGGCTGGCTCGTCTCCCGCCTGCGCGACTCCATCGACCTCCGGCTCCAGTCGGTCGAGCAGATCTCGTACGCCGAGTTCCTGCTCTCGCTCAACACGCCGAGCGCGAGCTTCCTCGTGCGCATCGAGGACGCCGGCTCGCAGCAGGGCGTGGTCGACTTCAATCCCTCGCTCTCCTACTTCCTGATCGACCGGCTCTTCGGCGGCGCGAGCGCGCCGACGATCCTCGATCGCACGCTCTCGCCCATCGAGCGCATGGCGCTCGACAACGTCGCCGACCGCGTGGTGAGCGACCTCACCGAGGTCTGGTGGGACCACGCCAAGCTTCAGCTCGCGGTCTTCGGCTTCGAGTCGATTCCCGAGATCATGCAGGCCGTCGAGCGTGAGGTCCCCTGCCTGGTCGCGACCGTGAACGCCAAGTTCGCCGGCGGCAGCGGACTCCTCTCCATCTGCCTCCCGCTCAACGTCGTCGAGCAGTTCTTCACGCGCTCCACCGACCGGCGCCTCAGCGACCCGGTGGGCACCGAGGCCGAGCGCAAGCAGTCGCGCGAGCAGACCGAGGCCTCGCTCCGCATGACCACCGTGCCGACGGTCGCACGGCTCCCCGAGTTCCGCATCCCCATGCGCGACCTCATGCGGCTCCAGGCCGGCTCGACGATCTCCACCGGCATCCCGGTGGGCACGCCGCTCGAGCTGATGATCGGCGACCAGCCGCGGTTCCGCGTGCAGGCGGGCAAGGTCAAGCAGCTGCGCGCCGTGAGCGTGCTCGAAGTGCTCAGTGGCAACTCCATCGATTCTCTCGTCCCCACCACGCGCGGGCGCACCGCGCCCGAGGTCCGACACATGACCGCTCCGTCCACCGACAACGACACCGCCGGCTCCGCCGGAGAAGCACAGGCCCCGGAGTTCGCCGATCTCGGCGCCGCGCTCCTCGCCGGCGGTGAGGTGCCCTTCGCGGCCCTCATCGACATCACGCTCCCCGTCCGCATCGAGGTCGGCCGCTCGACGGTGACCGTCGGCGAGCTCCTCCGCCTCGGACGCGGGTCGGTGCTCCAGCTCGACCGCCTCGCGGGCGACCCGATGGACCTGTACGTCAGCGACCTCCGCCTCGCCGAGGGCGAGGTGGTCGTGGTGAACGAGCACTACGGGTTCCGCCTGCGTCGCATCGTCGCGCAGCTCCCCGCCCAGACCCTCGAGCCGTAA
- the fliP gene encoding flagellar type III secretion system pore protein FliP (The bacterial flagellar biogenesis protein FliP forms a type III secretion system (T3SS)-type pore required for flagellar assembly.) — translation MLLTYVGVLLALAAILMLVAMMGRAFKRFGLGGVRSATAPLEVLQRTALGPRQGVALVRVGTKVMLISVGDGGVHRLMQVEDEEASAMLAASAPSRTVAATTVIEHSSAGTYTPVVTAPAGGAEIFKRAFAQAVGLKRASALVLPLLLGAGSLAAQAAPQGTPQGAPRTAAPITAATPAGTTAPAAPAATARTTATTATTATTAATTATTARTAPAATAAQVVDRLAPRMDLRVGGENGDEGLRMNGTVGVVVMMGLLSLLPTLVLMTTGFTRILVVLYFLRQALGTQTSPPAPLIAGLALILTGFVMAPTMTRVNQEAITPWLDGRMEQVEMLEKGAVPMREFMLRQTRPSDVRRMVRLSRQPVVVGEPVPFITLTAAFVISELRTAFAIGFALFLPFIIIDVVVASVLMSLGMFMLPPTMIALPFKLLLFVLVDGWGLITQSLVAGFR, via the coding sequence GTGCTCCTCACCTACGTCGGTGTCCTGCTGGCCCTCGCGGCGATCCTGATGCTCGTCGCCATGATGGGACGCGCGTTCAAGCGCTTCGGCCTGGGTGGCGTGCGCAGCGCGACCGCGCCGCTCGAGGTGCTGCAGCGCACCGCGCTCGGTCCCCGCCAAGGGGTCGCGCTCGTCCGCGTCGGCACCAAGGTGATGCTCATCTCGGTCGGCGACGGCGGCGTCCATCGGCTGATGCAGGTGGAGGACGAGGAGGCGAGCGCCATGCTGGCGGCGAGCGCCCCCTCCCGCACGGTGGCTGCGACCACGGTCATCGAGCACTCCTCGGCCGGCACCTACACGCCCGTGGTGACGGCACCGGCCGGAGGCGCGGAGATCTTCAAGCGCGCCTTCGCGCAGGCGGTGGGGCTCAAGCGCGCGTCCGCGCTGGTGCTGCCCCTGCTACTCGGGGCCGGCTCGCTCGCGGCGCAGGCGGCGCCGCAGGGCACGCCGCAGGGCGCTCCGCGGACCGCGGCGCCGATCACCGCCGCGACTCCCGCGGGCACGACGGCGCCGGCCGCACCGGCCGCGACGGCGAGGACCACCGCGACCACCGCGACCACCGCGACCACGGCGGCCACGACCGCCACCACGGCGCGGACCGCGCCGGCGGCGACCGCCGCGCAGGTCGTCGACCGACTCGCGCCGCGCATGGACCTGCGGGTCGGTGGCGAGAACGGCGACGAAGGGCTTCGCATGAACGGCACCGTCGGCGTGGTCGTGATGATGGGGCTCCTCAGCCTCCTCCCCACGCTCGTGCTGATGACGACGGGCTTCACGCGCATCCTCGTCGTCCTCTACTTCCTGCGTCAGGCACTCGGCACGCAGACCTCGCCGCCCGCCCCGCTCATCGCCGGGCTCGCGCTCATCCTCACCGGCTTCGTGATGGCCCCGACCATGACGCGCGTGAACCAGGAGGCGATCACCCCCTGGCTCGACGGCCGCATGGAACAGGTCGAGATGCTCGAGAAGGGCGCCGTCCCGATGCGCGAGTTCATGCTCCGCCAGACACGCCCCTCCGATGTCCGCCGCATGGTGCGCCTCTCTCGCCAGCCGGTCGTCGTCGGCGAACCGGTGCCGTTCATCACCTTGACCGCCGCGTTCGTCATCAGCGAGCTGCGCACCGCGTTCGCCATCGGCTTCGCGCTCTTCCTGCCGTTCATCATCATCGACGTCGTCGTCGCCTCGGTGCTCATGTCGCTCGGCATGTTCATGCTCCCGCCGACGATGATCGCCCTGCCGTTCAAGCTGCTGCTCTTCGTCCTCGTCGACGGCTGGGGGCTCATCACGCAGAGCCTCGTCGCCGGCTTCCGCTGA